From Bradyrhizobium sp. NDS-1, the proteins below share one genomic window:
- a CDS encoding ABC transporter ATP-binding protein, translated as MASISIRNLVKRYGNFTVIPDLNLEIADHEFVVFVGPSGCGKSTLLRIIAGLEPISSGELYIGDKRVNGVQAAQRDIAMVFQDYALYPHMKVYDNMSFALELRGVPKAEIDARVRRAAALLHIEPYLDRKPKELSGGQRQRVAMGRAIVRNPKAFLFDEPLSNLDAKLRGQVRAEIKALSQELKTTMVFVTHDQIEAMTMADRIVVLQSGTIQQYDTPETVYERPANQFVAGFIGSPAMNFFPVEWRDGRAVLSQGGTVVPLDGEITARLGKAGNAVLGIRPEHFAVAADGADGIAIDVKLVEPLGSDTLIHFDLAGVSAIARVDPSLRPKVGDRIGLRPQPGKTHLFDAADGQVLR; from the coding sequence ATGGCCTCGATCTCGATCCGCAACCTCGTCAAGCGCTATGGCAATTTCACCGTGATCCCAGATCTCAATCTTGAGATCGCGGACCATGAATTCGTCGTCTTCGTCGGCCCGTCCGGCTGCGGCAAATCCACCTTGCTGCGCATCATCGCCGGCCTCGAGCCGATTTCTTCCGGAGAGCTCTATATCGGCGACAAGCGCGTCAACGGTGTGCAGGCCGCGCAGCGCGATATTGCGATGGTGTTCCAGGACTACGCGCTCTATCCGCACATGAAGGTCTACGACAACATGTCCTTTGCGCTGGAGCTGCGCGGCGTGCCGAAGGCCGAGATCGACGCGCGCGTGAGGCGTGCCGCAGCGCTTCTGCACATTGAGCCCTATCTCGACCGCAAGCCGAAGGAGCTCTCCGGCGGACAGCGCCAGCGCGTCGCCATGGGCCGCGCCATCGTGCGCAATCCCAAGGCGTTCCTGTTCGATGAGCCGCTGTCCAATCTCGACGCAAAGCTGCGCGGGCAGGTGCGGGCCGAGATCAAGGCGCTGTCGCAGGAGCTGAAGACCACCATGGTCTTCGTGACGCATGACCAGATCGAGGCCATGACCATGGCCGACAGGATCGTGGTGCTCCAGAGCGGCACGATCCAGCAATACGACACGCCGGAGACGGTCTACGAGCGCCCGGCCAACCAGTTCGTTGCCGGCTTCATCGGCTCGCCTGCGATGAATTTCTTTCCGGTCGAATGGCGCGATGGGCGTGCGGTCCTCTCGCAGGGCGGAACGGTGGTGCCGCTGGATGGCGAGATCACAGCCCGCCTGGGCAAGGCCGGCAATGCCGTGCTGGGCATTCGTCCAGAGCATTTCGCCGTCGCCGCGGATGGAGCCGATGGCATCGCCATTGATGTCAAGCTGGTCGAGCCGCTCGGCTCGGATACGCTGATCCATTTCGATCTCGCCGGCGTCTCCGCGATCGCGCGGGTCGATCCGTCGCTGCGGCCGAAGGTCGGTGATCGCATCGGCTTGCGTCCGCAGCCGGGCAAGACGCATCTGTTCGATGCGGCCGACGGGCAGGTCTTACGATGA